One window of the Entelurus aequoreus isolate RoL-2023_Sb linkage group LG18, RoL_Eaeq_v1.1, whole genome shotgun sequence genome contains the following:
- the lg18h6orf120 gene encoding UPF0669 protein C6orf120 homolog: MTLSRSTLAVALLLLQLRWAASSLDEEDGVPEEWLLLHVVQGHVGAGNYSYLRLNHDGAVALHMRSLTGDADLYVSDQTLRPTFDAYTLQSATCGRDLVLVPAHFARPVGIAVYGHPSHRESEFEMRVFYDQTPPADPFDSEGTRKLKKPAEPSGEDLEEDESIFWTVLIGLLKIILEMLF, encoded by the coding sequence ATGACGCTGAGCCGCAGCACCCTGGCCGTCGCCCTCCTGCTGCTGCAGCTGCGATGGGCGGCGAGCTCGCTGGACGAGGAGGACGGCGTGCCCGAGGAGTGGCTCCTGCTGCACGTGGTCCAGGGCCACGTGGGGGCGGGGAACTACAGCTACCTGCGGCTCAACCACGACGGCGCCGTGGCGCTGCACATGCGCAGCCTGACTGGCGACGCCGACCTGTACGTGTCGGACCAGACGCTGCGGCCCACCTTCGACGCCTACACGCTGCAGTCGGCCACCTGCGGCCGCGACCTGGTGCTGGTGCCCGCCCACTTTGCGCGGCCCGTGGGCATCGCCGTCTACGGGCACCCGTCTCACCGGGAGAGCGAGTTCGAGATGAGGGTCTTCTACGACCAGACGCCGCCGGCGGACCCCTTTGACTCGGAGGGCACGCGCAAACTGAAGAAACCCGCCGAGCCGTCCGGCGAGGACTTGGAGGAAGACGAGTCCATATTCTGGACCGTTCTTATCGGACTGTTGAAGATCATCCTGGAAATGTTGTTTTAA
- the mrpl21 gene encoding 39S ribosomal protein L21, mitochondrial, which yields MAFAVSLLPVKMALSRGVAALWRTSKVLTSRKSLPSLAAARTQGSVSGDGVPRTSLSVPPWPETKLLPEEDQRRQHAALVSAVNRRIEKMDFGRLFAVVHFAGRQWKVTDEDLILIENHIDADCGERIRMEKVLLVGAEDFTLVGRPLLGKELVRVEATVIEKTESWPKVHMVFWKRHRFQRKKIIVQPQTVLRINRIEVAPRLA from the coding sequence ATGGCCTTTGCTGTTTCCCTACTTCCGGTTAAGATGGCGCTGAGCAGAGGCGTCGCGGCGCTATGGAGGACATCCAAGGTGTTGACGTCCAGAAAGTCTCTCCCTTCTCTCGCTGCGGCCCGAACTCAGGGCTCGGTTAGCGGGGACGGAGTGCCGCGGACCTCCTTGTCGGTACCTCCGTGGCCGGAGACCAAGTTGCTCCCGGAGGAGGATCAGCGCCGACAACACGCCGCCCTGGTGAGCGCCGTCAACCGGCGGATAGAAAAGATGGACTTCGGTCGTCTGTTCGCGGTGGTCCACTTCGCCGGCCGTCAGTGGAAGGTCACCGACGAAGACCTGATCTTGATCGAGAACCACATCGACGCGGACTGCGGCGAGCGGATCCGGATGGAGAAGGTCCTGCTGGTCGGGGCGGAGGACTTCACGCTGGTCGGCAGGCCTCTGCTGGGGAAGGAGCTGGTCCGGGTCGAGGCCACCGTCATCGAGAAGACCGAGTCCTGGCCCAAAGTCCACATGGTGTTCTGGAAGAGACACCGCTTCCAGCGCAAGAAGATTATCGTCCAACCTCAGACGGTGCTGAGGATCAACCGCATTGAAGTGGCCCCCAGACTGGCATGA